The following are from one region of the Sandaracinus amylolyticus genome:
- a CDS encoding UbiA prenyltransferase family protein: protein MLIGLLRTMRPHQWVKNLVVLAPLVFARELFDVPALLRALAGFALFCVLAGAVYVLNDLVDVEADREHPKKRHRPIASGRVSESQAKGALVVLATIAVAGGLALGGAFLAAALGYLALNLAYSFKLKKIAYLDVLCIAGGFELRVLGGSFAAQVPPSWYLLIVMFLAATFLGLGKRAHELAAMEEHAGGKASKTRAALGSYDLRVLMPMLYVMGVATLVTYVVYTLDPDTIAAFGTRWLVVSVVFTTIGVGRFLYLVRRKADADSPTDAMLKDPPFLASVGAWALCVLLVLYFT, encoded by the coding sequence ATGCTGATCGGTCTCCTCCGCACGATGCGGCCGCACCAGTGGGTGAAGAACCTCGTGGTGCTCGCGCCTCTCGTCTTCGCGCGCGAGCTCTTCGACGTTCCGGCTCTGCTGCGCGCCCTCGCGGGCTTCGCGCTGTTCTGCGTGCTCGCCGGCGCGGTCTACGTGCTCAACGATCTCGTCGACGTCGAGGCCGATCGTGAGCACCCGAAGAAGAGGCATCGGCCGATCGCGAGCGGTCGGGTCAGCGAGTCGCAGGCGAAGGGCGCGCTCGTGGTGCTCGCGACGATCGCGGTGGCGGGAGGCCTCGCGCTCGGCGGTGCGTTCCTCGCGGCGGCGCTGGGCTATCTCGCGCTGAACCTCGCGTACTCGTTCAAGCTGAAGAAGATCGCGTACCTCGACGTGCTGTGCATCGCCGGTGGGTTCGAGCTGCGCGTGCTCGGCGGCTCGTTCGCCGCGCAGGTGCCGCCCTCCTGGTACCTGCTGATCGTCATGTTCCTCGCCGCGACGTTCCTCGGCCTGGGCAAGCGCGCGCACGAGCTCGCCGCGATGGAGGAGCACGCTGGCGGCAAGGCGTCGAAGACGCGCGCCGCGCTCGGCTCGTACGACCTGCGCGTGCTGATGCCGATGCTCTACGTGATGGGCGTCGCGACGCTCGTGACGTACGTCGTGTACACGCTCGACCCCGACACGATCGCGGCGTTCGGCACGCGCTGGCTCGTCGTCAGCGTGGTGTTCACGACGATCGGCGTGGGGCGCTTCCTCTATCTCGTGCGCCGCAAGGCCGACGCGGACAGCCCGACCGACGCGATGCTCAAGGACCCGCCGTTCCTCGCGAGCGTCGGAGCGTGGGCGCTCTGCGTCCTCCTGGTGCTCTACTTCACCTGA
- a CDS encoding threonine/serine ThrE exporter family protein produces MDLWILQAARVLQRDRRRERGSLDSLVHGEALAEHAADGLDPSLAFTLRLARALLGCGMPAQRVEESLHRLAEALGFEIDAFCTPTALLVTMSKEGATAPQDVRTRVVRVEPGATDLERLSALHDLVGRVERREITPGDGARRIEAILARRPRWNDTSIALAFGLVSMAASILLGGGGLDLPIAGALGVLVGVLDAIGHRVPAVQRLLPALAASSVSFLASMLAWQGVPVRPSVVLLASIVVLLPGLTVTTATLELATANLVSGTARLMGGVVTFLQLGFGVALGLEIAKMLPHIPAPLPPDALPAWAVLVAPLGSALGFTVLLRAKPADGVWVLLAVVLALAGSQLGGRVMGAELGAFVGALAVASASHVFARWRDRPVNLMLVPGILFLVPGSIGFLSIRSLLENDVEGAVSTAFRMAIIAMALAAGILVATAAVPPRRAL; encoded by the coding sequence GTGGATCTCTGGATTCTCCAGGCCGCTCGGGTGCTCCAGCGGGACCGGCGCCGCGAGCGCGGCAGCCTCGACTCGCTGGTGCACGGAGAGGCGCTCGCCGAGCACGCGGCGGATGGGCTGGATCCCTCGCTCGCATTCACGCTGCGCCTCGCACGTGCGCTGCTCGGGTGCGGGATGCCCGCACAGCGGGTGGAGGAGTCGCTCCATCGGCTCGCCGAGGCGCTCGGCTTCGAGATCGACGCGTTCTGCACGCCGACCGCGCTGCTCGTGACGATGTCGAAGGAGGGCGCGACCGCACCGCAGGACGTGCGCACGCGGGTGGTGCGCGTCGAGCCGGGCGCGACCGATCTCGAGCGGCTGAGCGCGCTGCACGATCTCGTGGGGCGTGTGGAGCGCCGCGAGATCACGCCGGGGGACGGAGCGCGCCGCATCGAGGCGATCCTCGCGCGCCGGCCGCGATGGAACGACACGTCGATCGCGCTCGCGTTCGGGCTGGTGTCGATGGCGGCGTCGATCCTGCTCGGCGGTGGCGGCCTCGATCTGCCGATCGCCGGCGCGCTCGGCGTGCTGGTCGGGGTGCTCGACGCGATCGGACATCGGGTGCCCGCGGTGCAGCGGCTCTTGCCGGCGCTCGCCGCGAGCTCGGTGTCGTTCCTCGCGTCGATGCTCGCGTGGCAGGGCGTGCCGGTGCGGCCGAGCGTCGTGCTGCTCGCGTCGATCGTCGTGCTGCTGCCCGGGCTCACCGTGACGACCGCGACGCTCGAGCTCGCGACCGCGAACCTGGTGTCCGGCACCGCGCGCTTGATGGGCGGCGTCGTGACGTTCCTTCAGCTCGGGTTCGGCGTCGCGCTCGGCCTCGAGATCGCGAAGATGTTGCCGCACATCCCAGCGCCGCTGCCGCCGGACGCGCTGCCCGCGTGGGCCGTGCTCGTCGCGCCGCTGGGCTCGGCGCTCGGGTTCACGGTGCTCTTGCGCGCGAAGCCGGCGGACGGAGTGTGGGTGCTGCTCGCGGTGGTGCTCGCGCTCGCGGGATCCCAGCTCGGCGGTCGCGTGATGGGCGCCGAGCTCGGCGCGTTCGTGGGCGCGCTGGCGGTCGCGAGCGCGTCGCACGTGTTCGCGCGATGGCGCGATCGCCCGGTGAACCTGATGCTGGTGCCGGGGATCCTGTTCCTGGTCCCCGGGAGCATCGGGTTCCTGTCGATCCGATCGCTGCTCGAGAACGACGTCGAGGGCGCGGTGAGCACCGCGTTCCGCATGGCGATCATCGCGATGGCGCTCGCCGCGGGCATCCTGGTCGCGACCGCGGCAGTGCCCCCGCGCCGGGCGCTCTGA
- a CDS encoding zinc-dependent alcohol dehydrogenase, which produces MQELVFVERGKLEWRERDAPRIEGAGEALVRPLAVTRCDLDRAIVTGVFPMPGPFAVGHETVGEVLEVGSAVTGVEPGDRVVVPFQISCGVCDRCARGFTGSCRAVPLRSSFGLAPLSGREWGGALSDVIRVPYADAMLVALPPELDPVIAAGAADNVSDGWRTVAEPLAQLPGAPVLVVGGAAESIGLYAVASARALGASEVVYVDHDETRLAIAGALGARAIPFARDATPGRFAITVDASARTEGLRLALACTDVEGTCTSVGVYTTEVPFPLLELYSKGIRFLTGRAHARATLPEVLAKLADRTLAIDAITMTRVAWSEAREAWGEPATKMVVTRA; this is translated from the coding sequence ATGCAGGAGCTGGTCTTCGTGGAGCGCGGGAAGCTCGAGTGGCGCGAGCGCGATGCGCCGCGGATCGAGGGCGCGGGCGAGGCCTTGGTGCGGCCGCTCGCGGTCACGCGCTGCGATCTCGACCGTGCGATCGTGACCGGTGTGTTCCCGATGCCGGGACCGTTCGCGGTGGGGCACGAGACGGTCGGCGAGGTGCTCGAGGTGGGCAGCGCGGTGACCGGCGTGGAGCCCGGGGATCGTGTGGTGGTCCCGTTCCAGATCTCGTGCGGCGTGTGCGACCGCTGCGCGCGCGGCTTCACCGGATCGTGCCGCGCGGTGCCGCTGCGATCGTCGTTCGGGCTCGCGCCGCTCTCGGGGCGCGAGTGGGGCGGTGCGCTCTCCGACGTGATCCGCGTGCCCTACGCCGACGCGATGTTGGTCGCACTGCCGCCGGAGCTCGATCCGGTGATCGCCGCGGGCGCGGCCGACAACGTGAGCGACGGATGGCGCACCGTGGCCGAGCCGCTCGCACAGCTGCCCGGCGCGCCGGTGCTGGTGGTCGGCGGCGCCGCGGAGAGCATCGGGCTCTACGCGGTCGCGTCGGCGCGCGCGCTCGGCGCGAGCGAGGTGGTGTACGTCGATCACGACGAGACGCGGCTCGCGATCGCCGGTGCGCTCGGGGCGCGTGCGATCCCCTTCGCGCGCGACGCGACGCCGGGCCGGTTCGCGATCACGGTGGACGCGAGCGCGCGCACCGAGGGGCTGCGTCTCGCCCTCGCGTGCACCGACGTCGAGGGCACGTGCACCAGCGTCGGCGTGTACACGACCGAGGTGCCCTTCCCGCTGCTCGAGCTGTACTCGAAGGGGATCCGCTTCCTCACCGGTCGCGCCCACGCGCGCGCCACGCTGCCCGAGGTCCTCGCGAAGCTGGCCGATCGCACCCTCGCGATCGACGCGATCACGATGACGCGGGTCGCGTGGAGCGAAGCGCGCGAGGCGTGGGGCGAGCCCGCGACGAAGATGGTCGTGACGCGCGCGTGA
- a CDS encoding LysR family transcriptional regulator, protein MDWGDLAFFLAVTRTGSFGAAAKRLGVATTTVSRRIDALEASLGLPLLERRPDGVRPTVHGARIVALAEPIEAQAAELERAALVLREGGTSRVRVSATESVIADLLAPRLPRLIERAPDVRVELRSSAALVSLARHEADLAIRMSRPTDSALIAKRLPALRLGLWASARYLDRRAPDTLELSCERLLGYDEGYGLIPEVRWFRESGLEDALVMRTTSTRALLASAVAGAGIALLPEALARPAGLIEVPIARGPVPRSPWLLVHRDLARVPAVRAVSAWIVESIEHAVSGGRPRRPANGPDRRFRARPGG, encoded by the coding sequence ATGGACTGGGGCGATCTCGCGTTCTTCCTCGCGGTCACGCGCACCGGCTCGTTCGGCGCGGCGGCCAAGCGGCTCGGGGTCGCGACCACCACGGTCTCGCGGCGCATCGACGCGCTCGAGGCCTCGCTCGGCCTGCCGCTCCTCGAGCGACGTCCCGACGGAGTACGCCCGACGGTGCACGGCGCGCGCATTGTCGCGCTCGCCGAGCCCATCGAGGCCCAGGCGGCAGAGCTCGAGCGGGCCGCGCTCGTCCTCCGCGAGGGCGGCACGTCGCGGGTTCGCGTCTCCGCCACCGAGAGCGTCATCGCCGACCTGCTCGCGCCCCGGCTGCCGCGCCTGATCGAGCGCGCGCCCGACGTGCGCGTGGAGCTGCGATCGAGCGCGGCGCTGGTGAGCCTCGCGCGGCACGAGGCCGACCTCGCGATCCGCATGTCGCGCCCCACCGACTCCGCGCTGATCGCGAAGCGGCTTCCCGCGCTGCGCCTCGGGCTCTGGGCGAGCGCGCGGTATCTCGATCGCCGCGCGCCCGACACGCTCGAGCTCTCGTGCGAGCGCCTGCTCGGCTACGACGAGGGCTACGGCCTCATCCCCGAGGTGCGCTGGTTCCGCGAGAGCGGCCTCGAGGACGCGCTGGTGATGCGCACCACGAGCACGCGCGCGCTGCTCGCGAGCGCAGTCGCGGGCGCGGGGATCGCCCTGCTGCCCGAGGCGCTGGCGCGACCCGCGGGCCTGATCGAAGTGCCGATCGCGCGCGGTCCGGTACCGCGATCACCGTGGCTGCTGGTCCACCGCGATCTCGCGAGGGTGCCGGCGGTGCGGGCAGTGAGCGCGTGGATCGTCGAGTCGATCGAGCACGCGGTGAGCGGCGGTCGGCCCCGCCGGCCGGCGAATGGCCCGGATCGCCGGTTCCGCGCGCGGCCGGGGGGCTAG
- a CDS encoding AMP-dependent synthetase/ligase, whose translation METTTEPTTAPRSRKATEGFKPRFDSLVAIYEHATTSFAERPLFGTKRNGEWKWLTYREFAAQTDEVRAALAELGVGVGDRVAMIANNRAEWAIAAYATYGRKAAFVPMYESQMPKEWEYILKDCGAKVVICANEKIRDAILGLRSNTPDLQHVIVVDGAAKDGSIGWSDLRAKARGKKMVPNEKPQPDELAGLIYTSGTTGNPKGVRLSHANLASNVSAMHEVFPMSPEDRSLSFLPWAHSFGQTVELHGLFSMGASMGIAESVDKIIDNLGEVKPTLLFSVPRIFNRIYDRLHKQMAEATPVRRRIFESAVSNAAYRKKLAEQRRTSGFADFKQRVFDRLVFQKVRDRFGGRLRYAFSGGAAISKEVAEFIDNLGITVYEGYGLTETSPIATANWPGARKIGSVGKAIPGVRIAIDLGATGDPRNGEVVVYGHNVMQGYYNLPAENEKVFTEDGGFRTGDMGYLDDDGFLYITGRIKEQYKLENGKYVAPAPLEDKLKLSPYVANTFIHGDNKPFNVALVVPEMKELEEWAQAQQIHKRGSELLEDEKVVALLRGEIDKYSGEFKQFEKIKKIKLIAEDFTQENGMLTPKLSLKRRVVMQRWGAEIEKLYT comes from the coding sequence ATGGAAACGACGACGGAACCCACCACCGCGCCGCGCTCCCGCAAGGCGACCGAAGGCTTCAAGCCGCGCTTCGACTCGCTCGTCGCGATCTACGAGCACGCGACGACCTCGTTCGCCGAGAGACCGCTCTTCGGCACGAAGAGGAACGGCGAGTGGAAGTGGCTGACGTACCGCGAGTTCGCGGCGCAGACCGACGAGGTGCGCGCGGCGCTCGCGGAGCTCGGGGTGGGCGTCGGGGATCGCGTCGCGATGATCGCGAACAACCGCGCGGAGTGGGCGATCGCGGCGTACGCGACGTACGGGCGCAAGGCCGCGTTCGTCCCGATGTACGAGTCGCAGATGCCGAAGGAGTGGGAGTACATCCTCAAGGACTGCGGCGCGAAGGTCGTCATCTGCGCGAACGAGAAGATCCGCGACGCCATCCTCGGCCTGCGCAGCAACACGCCGGACCTGCAGCACGTCATCGTCGTCGACGGCGCTGCGAAGGACGGCTCGATCGGCTGGAGCGATCTGCGCGCGAAGGCACGCGGCAAGAAGATGGTCCCGAACGAGAAGCCGCAGCCCGATGAGCTCGCGGGCCTCATCTACACGTCGGGCACCACGGGCAACCCGAAGGGCGTCCGCCTCTCGCACGCGAACCTCGCGAGCAACGTGAGCGCGATGCACGAGGTCTTCCCGATGTCGCCGGAGGACCGCTCGCTCTCGTTCCTGCCGTGGGCGCACAGCTTCGGGCAGACCGTCGAGCTGCACGGCCTCTTCTCGATGGGTGCCTCGATGGGCATCGCGGAGAGCGTCGACAAGATCATCGACAACCTCGGCGAGGTGAAGCCCACGCTGCTCTTCAGCGTGCCGCGCATCTTCAACCGCATCTACGACCGCCTGCACAAGCAGATGGCGGAGGCGACGCCGGTGCGCCGCCGCATCTTCGAGAGCGCGGTGAGCAACGCGGCGTACCGCAAGAAGCTCGCGGAGCAGCGCCGCACCAGCGGCTTCGCCGACTTCAAGCAGCGCGTGTTCGATCGCCTGGTGTTCCAGAAGGTGCGCGATCGCTTCGGCGGTCGCCTGCGCTACGCGTTCTCGGGCGGCGCGGCGATCAGCAAGGAGGTCGCCGAGTTCATCGACAACCTCGGCATCACGGTCTACGAGGGCTACGGCCTCACCGAGACCTCGCCGATCGCGACCGCGAACTGGCCGGGCGCGCGCAAGATCGGCAGCGTCGGCAAGGCGATCCCGGGCGTGCGCATCGCGATCGACCTCGGTGCGACGGGCGATCCGCGCAACGGCGAGGTCGTCGTCTACGGGCACAACGTGATGCAGGGTTATTACAACCTGCCCGCGGAGAACGAGAAGGTCTTCACCGAGGACGGCGGCTTCCGCACCGGTGACATGGGCTATCTCGACGACGACGGCTTCCTCTACATCACCGGGCGCATCAAGGAGCAGTACAAGCTGGAGAACGGCAAGTACGTCGCGCCCGCGCCGCTCGAGGACAAGCTGAAGCTCTCGCCGTACGTGGCGAACACCTTCATCCACGGCGACAACAAGCCGTTCAACGTCGCGCTCGTCGTGCCGGAGATGAAGGAGCTCGAGGAGTGGGCGCAGGCCCAGCAGATCCACAAGCGCGGCAGCGAGCTGCTCGAGGACGAGAAGGTCGTCGCGCTGCTCCGCGGTGAGATCGACAAGTACAGCGGCGAGTTCAAGCAGTTCGAGAAGATCAAGAAGATCAAGCTCATCGCCGAGGACTTCACGCAGGAGAACGGCATGCTCACGCCGAAGCTCTCGCTGAAGCGCCGCGTGGTGATGCAGCGCTGGGGCGCGGAGATCGAGAAGCTCTACACGTGA
- a CDS encoding DUF4230 domain-containing protein, producing MRDEKNDVSNEREPRAPSGPQRRVVRGGAWVLVVLLMASIGAGVVQLGWNLAHVAVPDGESRTVRSGPDVVVAVRDLARLESASFHMERVIELTSTQRRVFGLLEAEDSILLVAAADVIAGVDLSELREGDVVVDPETRRVRVTLPPARVLSARLDSERTFVHSRRTDVLAMRREQLESEARREAERTLQASAIEAGILERASTNAERTVEALVRSLGYQDVVVDVRPSGPVIEAPR from the coding sequence ATGCGCGACGAGAAGAACGACGTGAGCAACGAGCGCGAGCCGCGTGCGCCGAGCGGGCCGCAGCGGCGAGTGGTGCGCGGCGGGGCGTGGGTGCTGGTCGTGCTGCTCATGGCGTCGATCGGCGCGGGGGTGGTGCAGCTCGGGTGGAACCTCGCGCACGTCGCGGTGCCGGACGGTGAGTCGCGCACGGTGCGATCGGGGCCCGACGTGGTGGTCGCGGTGCGTGATCTCGCGCGGCTCGAGTCGGCGTCGTTCCACATGGAGCGGGTGATCGAGCTGACGAGCACCCAGCGTCGGGTGTTCGGGCTGCTCGAGGCGGAGGACTCGATCCTGCTCGTCGCCGCGGCCGACGTGATCGCGGGCGTCGATCTGAGCGAGCTGCGCGAGGGCGACGTGGTGGTCGATCCCGAGACGCGTCGCGTGCGCGTCACGCTGCCGCCCGCGCGCGTGCTCTCGGCGCGGCTCGATTCGGAGCGGACCTTCGTGCACTCGCGACGGACCGACGTGCTCGCGATGCGACGCGAGCAGCTCGAGAGCGAGGCGCGCCGGGAAGCGGAGCGCACGCTCCAGGCGAGCGCGATCGAGGCCGGGATCCTCGAGCGCGCGTCGACGAACGCGGAGCGCACGGTCGAGGCGCTGGTGCGCTCGCTCGGATACCAGGACGTCGTCGTCGACGTGCGCCCGTCGGGTCCGGTGATCGAAGCGCCGCGGTGA
- a CDS encoding saccharopine dehydrogenase family protein — MADTSRALDVVVFGATGFTGRLVCEHLAQHAPDGTRWAIAGRDERRLFALRSELETRRCPPREAVLANVDDPRSLRAMADKARVVLTTVGPYARYGEPVVEAAVEAGSDYVDITGEPAFVDRCVERFDAKARERGARIVNSCGFESIPDDLGALFTAKMLPQGAPMTIEAFVRMRATFSGGTWNTAITGMANARENTVGRKRPRPRDAARRVRPMPRRVRWVPQLEAWAVPMPTIENEVVLRSARALDVFGPDFQFGHHLRMRNLRGVLGLAIGVGGVAALAQLGPTRELLEQVRKPGEGPDAAARARSWFELTLIGEAASHRVITTVSGGDPGYDETAKMVAESALCLALDRASLPHRAGVITPAVAMGDRLRERLQRVGIRFQVKEKI, encoded by the coding sequence ATGGCGGACACATCTCGCGCGCTCGACGTGGTGGTCTTCGGCGCGACCGGGTTCACCGGGCGCCTCGTGTGTGAGCACCTCGCGCAGCACGCGCCCGACGGCACGCGCTGGGCGATCGCGGGGCGCGACGAGCGGCGGCTCTTCGCGTTGCGCAGCGAGCTCGAGACCCGACGCTGCCCGCCGCGCGAGGCAGTCCTCGCGAACGTCGACGATCCGCGCTCGCTGCGCGCGATGGCCGACAAGGCGCGCGTGGTGCTGACGACCGTCGGGCCCTACGCGCGCTACGGCGAGCCGGTCGTCGAGGCCGCGGTCGAGGCGGGCAGCGACTACGTCGACATCACCGGCGAGCCCGCGTTCGTCGATCGCTGCGTCGAGCGCTTCGACGCGAAGGCGCGCGAGCGCGGCGCGCGCATCGTGAACAGCTGCGGGTTCGAGAGCATCCCCGACGATCTCGGCGCGCTCTTCACCGCGAAGATGCTGCCCCAAGGCGCGCCCATGACGATCGAGGCGTTCGTGCGGATGCGCGCGACGTTCTCGGGCGGCACCTGGAACACCGCGATCACCGGGATGGCGAACGCGCGCGAGAACACCGTCGGGCGCAAGCGACCGCGGCCGCGTGATGCCGCGCGGCGCGTGCGGCCGATGCCGCGACGGGTTCGCTGGGTGCCGCAGCTCGAGGCGTGGGCGGTGCCGATGCCGACGATCGAGAACGAGGTCGTGCTGCGCAGCGCGCGCGCGCTCGACGTGTTCGGGCCCGACTTCCAGTTCGGACATCACCTGCGCATGCGCAACCTGCGCGGTGTGCTCGGCCTCGCGATCGGCGTCGGTGGGGTCGCGGCGCTCGCCCAGCTGGGGCCGACGCGCGAGCTGCTCGAGCAGGTGCGCAAGCCCGGCGAAGGGCCCGATGCCGCGGCGCGCGCGCGCTCGTGGTTCGAGCTGACGCTGATCGGCGAGGCCGCGAGCCACCGTGTGATCACCACGGTGAGCGGGGGTGATCCCGGCTACGACGAGACCGCGAAGATGGTGGCGGAGTCGGCGCTCTGCCTCGCGCTCGATCGCGCGTCGTTGCCGCACCGGGCGGGCGTGATCACGCCCGCGGTGGCGATGGGCGATCGACTGCGCGAGCGGCTGCAGCGCGTGGGGATCCGCTTCCAGGTGAAGGAGAAGATCTGA
- the sugE gene encoding quaternary ammonium compound efflux SMR transporter SugE, whose amino-acid sequence MAWALLVVAGLLEVCWAIGLKYTDGFTRPLPSVLTASAIVASMYLLARAARDIPIGTAYGVWVGIGALGAAVLGIVLFREPVSAARVVCLVMLVGAIVGLKLTAPV is encoded by the coding sequence ATGGCATGGGCTCTTCTCGTCGTCGCCGGTCTGCTCGAGGTCTGCTGGGCCATCGGGCTGAAGTACACCGACGGATTCACGCGTCCGCTGCCGAGCGTGCTCACCGCGTCGGCGATCGTCGCGAGCATGTATCTCCTCGCGCGTGCGGCGCGCGACATCCCGATCGGCACGGCCTACGGCGTGTGGGTCGGGATCGGCGCGCTCGGCGCGGCGGTGCTCGGGATCGTGCTGTTCCGCGAGCCGGTGAGCGCCGCGCGCGTGGTGTGCCTCGTGATGCTGGTCGGCGCGATCGTCGGACTGAAGCTCACCGCACCGGTGTGA
- a CDS encoding sigma 54-interacting transcriptional regulator codes for MLARLAPSPRLVLRVLDAPDRDLPVEIPLRDESLVIGRASNGPRSISIRDPRLSRWHLSVTREGRSARVRDASTNGTFVMREGARARRVRYEAMIGDGDVLRAGDTFLLLREVPDAEGDVEIEGLIGRAPRMVALRAAVDALAASRSSVLLTGESGTGTSAIARALHARSGRIGAFVAMRGSALAGPASVAARIEQARGGTLFLSDVDEVPAAAQVTLVHDSTREACMRVDVRLIAASHRDLSRAIADGRLRSDLHALLAERTLVAPPLRDRREDVLPILRHALGADAPPLAPSLVEALLTHDWRFHVRELLTVATELRVRGAGATSLELDLVAARLDAPHAATPSVGPASGVRSKLGAPSREDVERVWREADGNVSEVARRMRRSRRQVRRYLEQYGITPVR; via the coding sequence ATGCTCGCTCGTCTCGCTCCCTCGCCACGCCTCGTGCTGCGCGTGCTCGACGCCCCGGATCGCGATCTGCCCGTCGAGATCCCGCTGCGCGACGAGTCGCTCGTCATCGGACGCGCCTCGAACGGCCCCCGCTCGATCAGCATCCGCGATCCGCGCTTGTCGCGCTGGCATCTCTCGGTGACGCGCGAGGGTCGCAGCGCGCGGGTGCGCGACGCGAGCACGAACGGGACCTTCGTGATGCGCGAGGGCGCGCGCGCACGGCGCGTGCGGTACGAGGCGATGATCGGCGACGGAGACGTGCTGCGCGCGGGCGACACGTTCCTGCTGCTGCGCGAAGTGCCGGACGCCGAGGGCGACGTGGAGATCGAAGGCCTGATCGGTCGCGCGCCCCGCATGGTCGCGCTGCGCGCGGCGGTCGACGCGCTCGCGGCATCACGATCGAGCGTGCTTCTCACGGGCGAGAGCGGCACCGGGACGTCGGCGATCGCGCGCGCGCTCCACGCGCGTAGCGGGCGCATCGGCGCGTTCGTGGCGATGCGGGGCAGCGCCCTCGCCGGCCCCGCGTCGGTGGCCGCGCGGATCGAGCAGGCGCGCGGAGGCACGTTGTTCCTGAGCGACGTCGACGAGGTCCCGGCGGCCGCGCAGGTGACGCTGGTGCACGATTCCACGCGCGAAGCGTGCATGCGCGTCGACGTCCGGCTGATCGCCGCGTCCCATCGCGATCTCTCGCGCGCGATCGCCGACGGACGATTGCGCTCCGACCTCCACGCGCTCCTCGCCGAGCGGACGCTGGTGGCGCCACCGCTGCGCGATCGACGCGAGGACGTCCTCCCGATCCTGCGTCACGCGCTCGGCGCCGACGCGCCACCGCTCGCGCCATCGCTCGTCGAGGCGCTCCTCACGCACGACTGGCGCTTCCACGTGCGCGAGCTGCTCACCGTCGCGACCGAGCTGCGGGTGCGGGGCGCCGGCGCGACCAGCCTCGAGCTCGACCTCGTCGCGGCGCGCCTCGACGCACCGCACGCCGCGACGCCGAGCGTGGGCCCGGCGTCGGGCGTGCGGTCGAAGCTCGGCGCACCGAGCCGCGAGGACGTCGAGCGCGTGTGGCGCGAGGCCGACGGCAACGTCAGCGAGGTCGCGCGGAGGATGAGGCGATCGCGCAGGCAGGTGCGGCGATACCTCGAGCAGTACGGGATCACACCGGTGCGGTGA
- a CDS encoding tetratricopeptide repeat protein yields the protein MTRLALALVVLLVAPLAHAQDTSTLEARARTEFHAGELAYDEERYAEALEHFLRAQQIDPHDVVRFNVAICLQRLGRWSDAWREYRSLTTSDALDEAQRAYAAELLADLESRLAVVRVTTSEPAEIRIDGDPQGPAPLEARLAPGPHVLTARAGDRESIHRVTVERGQQLDVALSLPAPAAIAPPEHRATRTVLRDPSWLTYVGAGIAAIGIGGTIGLGVHAQSLWDAYHTPGQATHALRDEGMLATDLTNVSIGVAALGAVLVAIDVILLLTGEGARTVEIDRP from the coding sequence ATGACACGCCTCGCCCTCGCGCTCGTCGTCCTCCTCGTCGCGCCCCTCGCGCACGCGCAGGACACGTCGACCCTCGAAGCGCGCGCCCGCACCGAGTTCCACGCGGGAGAGCTCGCCTACGACGAAGAGCGCTACGCCGAGGCGCTCGAGCATTTCCTCCGCGCCCAGCAGATCGATCCCCACGACGTCGTGCGCTTCAACGTCGCGATCTGCCTCCAGCGCCTCGGACGATGGAGCGACGCGTGGCGCGAGTACCGCTCGCTCACCACCAGCGACGCGCTCGACGAGGCCCAGCGCGCCTACGCCGCCGAGCTCCTCGCCGATCTCGAGTCACGTCTCGCCGTGGTCCGCGTCACGACGTCCGAGCCCGCCGAGATCCGCATCGACGGCGACCCTCAGGGGCCCGCTCCGCTCGAAGCGCGCCTCGCACCGGGCCCGCACGTGCTCACCGCGCGCGCCGGCGATCGCGAGTCGATCCACCGCGTCACCGTGGAGCGCGGACAGCAGCTCGACGTCGCGCTCTCGCTCCCCGCGCCCGCCGCGATCGCACCGCCCGAGCATCGCGCCACGCGCACCGTGCTGCGCGATCCGAGCTGGCTCACCTACGTCGGCGCGGGCATCGCGGCGATCGGCATCGGCGGCACCATCGGGCTCGGCGTGCACGCGCAGTCGCTCTGGGACGCGTACCACACGCCCGGTCAGGCCACGCACGCGCTGCGCGACGAGGGCATGCTCGCGACCGACCTCACGAACGTCTCGATCGGCGTCGCCGCGCTCGGCGCGGTGCTCGTCGCGATCGACGTGATCCTGCTGCTCACCGGCGAGGGCGCGCGCACGGTCGAGATCGATCGCCCCTGA